One window of Mediterraneibacter butyricigenes genomic DNA carries:
- a CDS encoding response regulator → MNILAVDDEPIVLWSLMKNLEEIFCNPQDNVQGFDEVDDVFKHLEWMKDEPLDYAFLDVKLRGMTGVELAKRLREEKPKVKIIFCTAYSDYAMDAFQVHAVGYLLKPITQEMIRKTLGELNTLLTQEEPIDHRLHIHTFGNFVAFVDYQNLNWEREKAKELLALLIDRRGAALTNAEIAMTLWGDDSKAKQVTTIVSSLRKTLKQAGVEDVLVRSRNQSAVDPSKIHCDFYEFLKGDIKAINSYRGEYMNNYEWAEFTNAKLMENPKNPIMRMLEEQAEQMEESVDADNEEIENGEL, encoded by the coding sequence ATGAATATACTGGCGGTAGATGATGAACCGATCGTACTCTGGTCTCTGATGAAGAATCTGGAAGAAATCTTCTGTAATCCACAGGATAATGTTCAGGGCTTTGATGAAGTGGATGATGTGTTCAAACATCTGGAATGGATGAAGGACGAGCCTTTGGATTATGCGTTTCTGGATGTAAAGCTTCGAGGGATGACCGGTGTGGAGCTGGCAAAACGTCTGAGGGAAGAAAAGCCGAAAGTGAAAATTATTTTCTGCACAGCTTACTCAGACTATGCGATGGATGCATTTCAGGTTCATGCAGTCGGATATCTGCTGAAACCAATCACACAGGAAATGATCCGGAAGACACTGGGAGAATTGAATACGCTGTTGACGCAGGAAGAACCGATCGATCACAGGCTGCATATCCATACGTTCGGGAATTTTGTGGCGTTTGTGGATTATCAGAATCTGAACTGGGAGAGAGAAAAAGCGAAAGAATTACTGGCGTTATTGATCGACCGCAGAGGTGCGGCTCTGACCAATGCGGAGATTGCCATGACTCTCTGGGGTGATGACAGTAAAGCCAAACAGGTTACGACTATTGTTTCTTCTCTGAGAAAGACGCTGAAACAGGCAGGTGTGGAAGATGTGCTGGTAAGATCAAGGAATCAGAGTGCGGTGGATCCCTCAAAGATTCATTGTGATTTCTATGAATTTTTAAAAGGAGATATCAAGGCCATCAATTCCTATCGCGGAGAATATATGAATAATTATGAGTGGGCAGAATTTACCAATGCAAAACTGATGGAAAATCCCAAAAATCCAATCATGCGTATGCTGGAGGAACAAGCGGAGCAGATGGAAGAATCAGTGGATGCAGACAATGAGGAGATAGAAAATGGGGAATTGTGA
- a CDS encoding DUF6472 family protein: MGNCETCAFYNYDEEYECYFCDINMDEDEYMRLLSDDHYECPYYRNGDEYAVVRKQM; this comes from the coding sequence ATGGGGAATTGTGAGACGTGTGCATTCTATAACTACGATGAAGAGTATGAGTGCTATTTCTGCGATATCAATATGGATGAGGATGAATATATGAGACTGCTGTCAGATGACCACTATGAATGTCCCTATTATCGGAACGGGGATGAATATGCCGTCGTCAGAAAGCAGATGTAA
- a CDS encoding chromate transporter, whose product MIYLRLFLEFFKAGLFAVGGGLATLPFLSDMATSTGWFTHSQLADMVAVSESTPGPLGVNMATYVGYTVKGVPGAVIATLGLITPSVIIILIIALFLKSFRHNHFVEAAFECLRPASLGLITASGIAVAVTALFVSSTFEKGFIGSIHWKAIPLSILLLLVTRVFKKTKGLHPIIWIGVSAVVGIVFSFAGV is encoded by the coding sequence ATGATCTATTTGAGACTGTTCCTCGAATTTTTCAAAGCCGGCCTGTTTGCCGTAGGCGGCGGTCTTGCTACCCTTCCGTTCCTGTCAGATATGGCAACTTCCACCGGATGGTTTACTCACAGTCAGTTAGCTGACATGGTAGCAGTTTCTGAATCTACTCCCGGACCTCTGGGCGTCAATATGGCAACCTATGTTGGTTATACCGTAAAAGGAGTTCCCGGTGCGGTTATCGCGACGCTTGGGCTGATCACCCCATCTGTCATTATCATTTTGATCATCGCCCTGTTTTTAAAGAGCTTTCGTCATAACCATTTTGTTGAGGCCGCTTTCGAATGTCTTCGCCCAGCTTCGTTGGGACTGATCACTGCATCCGGTATTGCAGTTGCTGTTACCGCCCTTTTTGTTTCTTCTACCTTTGAGAAAGGATTTATCGGTTCGATCCACTGGAAAGCGATCCCGCTTTCCATCCTTCTCCTGCTTGTAACCAGAGTCTTTAAGAAGACAAAAGGACTTCATCCCATCATCTGGATCGGTGTATCCGCAGTGGTTGGAATCGTCTTTTCCTTCGCAGGAGTGTAA
- a CDS encoding chromate transporter → MTRLRDLFFSFAKVGVMTFGGGYAMLPMLQREIVDNRGWATEEELMDYFAIGQCTPGIISVNTATFIGQKTRGNIGGIFATLGVVFPSTVIISILAGIITTIDDLPAVQNAFGGIRVCVCVLIFNAICKLWKGAIKGSLSVGIFLVVALGSYFLSISPAIFVVAAGLIGIVLELTGARKSTDAKASDSVSSDKKGGDQA, encoded by the coding sequence ATGACTCGTTTACGAGATTTGTTTTTTTCATTTGCAAAAGTCGGCGTCATGACCTTTGGCGGTGGCTACGCTATGTTGCCTATGCTGCAACGGGAAATCGTTGACAACCGTGGCTGGGCAACCGAAGAAGAGCTGATGGACTATTTTGCCATCGGTCAGTGTACGCCGGGAATCATTTCCGTCAATACCGCCACTTTCATCGGTCAGAAAACCAGAGGAAATATCGGTGGAATTTTTGCCACATTAGGTGTGGTCTTCCCTTCCACCGTCATCATCAGTATTCTTGCCGGTATCATTACGACTATCGATGATCTTCCGGCTGTTCAGAACGCGTTCGGTGGAATCCGCGTCTGTGTCTGCGTTCTGATTTTCAACGCAATCTGTAAGCTCTGGAAAGGTGCGATCAAAGGTTCCCTTTCTGTCGGCATTTTCCTGGTTGTGGCTCTTGGTTCCTACTTTTTAAGTATTTCACCGGCAATCTTTGTCGTTGCTGCCGGTCTGATCGGAATCGTTCTGGAACTGACAGGTGCCAGAAAATCTACTGATGCTAAGGCTTCTGATTCAGTTTCTTCCGATAAGAAAGGAGGTGATCAGGCATGA
- a CDS encoding LysR family transcriptional regulator, which yields MEIRQLVYFVAVAEKGTITEAAKSLHISQPPVSVQLKLLEEELGCVLFDRNTRHMELTEAGQKFYQRASAILEQFDSARREMRDIESGVAGTLRIGVVSSLCGGMFLDWMKEFRKDHPRIHFEIQEGNTYQMIEKTRMHQVEMAFVRTPFSASDLKRVPILKEDLYVVGKEEFFQKQADEPEQSIALKELTGIPMILYRRWEPLITEAFRKQELTPEIFCQCEDARTVISMAEKAMGIGIVPQSIFRDNRELCGYPIREREFRSEIFAVYGKQTYVSSATRGFLDYVEKQVKQLLIH from the coding sequence ATGGAGATTCGACAGTTAGTATATTTTGTGGCAGTAGCAGAAAAGGGGACGATCACGGAGGCGGCAAAGAGTCTGCACATTTCCCAGCCTCCGGTCAGCGTGCAACTGAAACTTCTGGAAGAAGAACTGGGTTGCGTCCTGTTTGACCGGAATACCAGACATATGGAGCTGACAGAGGCGGGACAGAAATTTTATCAGAGGGCATCGGCGATTCTGGAGCAGTTTGACTCGGCAAGAAGGGAAATGAGAGATATTGAGTCGGGAGTTGCGGGCACGTTAAGGATCGGTGTGGTGTCTTCCTTGTGCGGTGGGATGTTTCTGGACTGGATGAAAGAATTCCGAAAGGATCATCCGAGGATTCATTTTGAAATTCAGGAGGGCAATACCTACCAGATGATTGAAAAGACCAGGATGCATCAGGTGGAAATGGCGTTTGTGCGGACTCCATTTTCGGCATCGGATCTGAAAAGAGTTCCTATATTAAAGGAAGATCTTTATGTGGTGGGAAAAGAAGAATTTTTTCAAAAACAGGCGGATGAACCGGAACAGTCCATTGCGTTAAAGGAACTGACAGGGATTCCGATGATCTTGTATCGAAGATGGGAGCCGCTGATTACGGAGGCTTTTAGAAAGCAGGAACTGACACCGGAGATTTTCTGTCAATGTGAAGATGCGAGGACGGTGATTTCCATGGCAGAAAAAGCGATGGGGATAGGGATTGTGCCTCAGAGTATCTTTAGAGACAACAGGGAGCTTTGCGGATATCCGATCAGGGAGAGGGAGTTCCGCTCGGAAATTTTCGCGGTATATGGCAAGCAGACTTATGTATCTTCGGCAACCAGAGGATTTCTGGATTATGTGGAGAAACAGGTAAAACAATTGTTAATTCATTAG